The Desmodus rotundus isolate HL8 chromosome 2, HLdesRot8A.1, whole genome shotgun sequence region TTGGGAAAGTGAAGTTTTCAATTAATTGGTGTGAGTGACGGGCGGGGGGTTGGGTGGCGGCTGCAAAATGCAAGAGACCAGTCGGCTGCAGACGAGACGCGTAACTTTTGCTCCGGGCGGCTAAGTGGCTTTCGGCTGGATCCCTCGGTTGTCCTTCTGCTCGCTGGGGGCggctgtgccaggcctgggaagCCCAGCTCTGGAGACGGCTCCCCGCTGGCCCGACTGTAGGGGCGAATAGTGTAGACCAGGCATCGGACTTTTCTCGCTCGTACAGATCGTCAGGTTCCCGCGCCGAGTCTTTTCGTCTGCATGACTTATTTGTAAGTCTCTGCGCCTAGCCCCAGGGGCGCTTTGTGAGCACTTTCCAGGCGGGCAGTATGTGTAtacgcagggtctgctgcaattGGTCTTAATTCGGAGAATCTCCTGGGATAACATGTGTGATATGCCTTTGCCCCCGTAGCAAAGTCGGGAAAATTAGCTCCCTCAGGTTTGGGGTCTAGGCTTGCTAATCCGAGCGATCAAGCAACAGGATAAAAAATTGGTCTGTTTTCACATTCTGACCATCTCTGTCGTTCGCCGTCATTTAGTTGTGCAGCTCGAGGAGCCGAGGAGAGGTGGCAAAATAGCCTTGGCCGAGAAAAGGCACAGGCCTCAGCTCCCGCCTCAGTCGCAAACAGGGCCTAGGATGGTTGGTCGCGCAGTCAGCTTGTGGGGGTGGCTGCGGCGCAAACGCTAGGGTCCCGGGGAGGGCGGGAAGGGAAGGTGGGCTGCgcaaggggctggggaggggtgggggccggggtgggTGGGTCCAGTGGGGCCCGGGCCCGGAGCCAGGCTCTcccgcgcccccacccccacgtggCCCCGCGCAGCCAATGGTACGGCCCGGAGCAGGAGCCCTCCGGGAGGGAGGCGGCCCCCCGACTGGCCCGGGCCCCCTCCCAACCTGAACTTCGTTTTTATAAACGTCCCACGATGAGCTAACCTGTTGGAGGGCGGGCGGGCCGACGGGAGGTGGGAGGCttgctgagggagagagagagagctcgagagagagagggagagcgagagggagagggagagagctagagagagagagagagagagggaggaagagggcggGAGCGGGAGAAccggagagaaaggagaggagggaggaggcgcGCCGCGCCATGGTGTCCTGCgcggggccagggccagggccaggtccCGGCCAGGCCGGGCCATGAGCCGCGCCGGGAGCTGGGACATGGACGGGCTGCGGACGGACGGCGGGGCCGCCGGGGCGGCTCcggcctcctctgcctcctcctcctctgcggcggcggcggcgcccgGCCAGTGTCGCGGCTTCCTCTCGGCGCCAGTGTTCGCCGGGACACACTCGGGGcgtgcggcggcggcggcagcggcggcggctgcagcggcggcggcggcggcctcGGGTTTCGGGTACCCTGGGACATCTGAGCGCGCGGGCTCCGCCTCGTCGTCGTCCTCTTCGGCCGTGGTCGCAGCGCGCCCGGAGGCTCCCTCTGCCAAAGAGTGCCCTGCCCCGGGCACGGCCGCTACAGCGCCCCCGGGCGCCCCAGCTCTGGGCTACGGCTACCACTTCGGTAACGGCTACTATAGCTGCCGCATGTCGCACGGTGTGGGCTTACAGCAAAATGCTCTCAAGTCGTCGCCGCACTCCTCGCTGGGAGGCTTCCCGGTGGAGAAGTACATGGACGTGTCGGGCTTGGCTAGCAGCAGCGTACCGGCAAACGAGGTACCCGCGCGAGCCAAAGAGGTGTCCTTCTACCAGGGCTACACGAGCCCCTACCAGCACGTGCCTGGCTACATCGACATGGTGTCAACCTTCGGCTCCGGGGAGCCTCGGCACGAGGCGTACATCTCCATGGAGGGCTACCAGTCCTGGACGCTGGCCAACGGGTGGAACAGCCAGGTGTACTGCGCCAAGGACCAGCCACAGGGCTCCCACTTTTGGAAATCATCCTTTCCAGGTAAGGACCTTGGGGGGAAAGCGGGGAgcacagagggaagggaagaagggaaagaaaggacttGGAGTGTATGTCCCTCCTTGGGAGTGGGCGCCAGTCCTCCTTTGCCCAACCAGGGTTAGCCCTGTAGAACAGTTCCTCCAGTTAGAGTTAAGTCTGCAAATTCCTCCTTTGATTTAAACTGCCTCCCTCACAacctttttcttcttgtgtacAGGCACAGGcctgtttttttcctaaagttGAAAGTCTTTGCATGCCCTTTGCTCAGTCaggccttggtttcctccccaAAGAGGCGTCACAGAATTGGGCCTTACTTTTCAAGGACATAAGTGCCCTAGAGTAACCACTAAAACTTACAAATTTTAAACACAGGAACACAAGAAATCAAAGCTTGAACAAACATcctgcattttttttaagtctgtgtaTGGTTGGTATGTGTGCCACTGGTATTTGCAGAAAATGTCCTTATGAGCATTCTCGATAACCATGCCACAAAATCGCAGACTTGTTAAGATGCTGTTTTGAGAAACCACGATGATCCATCAAATAGGCCTTCACTTTGAAGTGTAAATAATCTTTCTTTAATAACATATAAATAATGTCtgcataaataataataacacaattAGTAAATAGCCTGGTTTTCTTTAGTCCCTGTAGCCCCtccaaacacacatgcacagtccCCAGCTGGGTGCTCTGGATATTCTGGTCTaattttttccattctgttttttATACCAGGGGATGTAGCTCTAAATCAGCCAGACATGTGTGTCTACCGtcgggggaggaagaagagggttcCCTACACCAAACTGCAGCTGAAAGAACTGGAGAACGAGTATGCCATTAACAAGTTCATTAACAAGGACAAGAGGCGGCGGATCTCGGCTGCCACAAACCTATCCGAAAGACAAGTGACCATTTGGTTTCAGAACCGAAGAgtgaaagataagaaaattgtCTCCAAGCTCAAAGATACTGTCTCTTGATGTGGACCAGCTTGGCCGCAGAGCTGTTTAAATGCTTTCCGTTGTCTCCAAAAGACCTTTGGAAAGACTTGAACATGTATTTaattctccccatcccccagccagTAATGGCAAATTTTgtgaattgtttttctctcttccccttatCTGGCTCTAAAACTTTTTGCTACCCCACCTGACTTTGTAGttctgtttacttgtttattattgatttttttttcttttcttggtttatttttatgatgttttcaatgttctgtttctccctccaggCCAGTATAAAGGACTTGAAGTATTTTTTGAATACCCCCGCCCCATGAATTTCAGAAatgtcattcattttcattttaggattttatttttttaattatatgccTGTTTCCAGCACTGATTATCTTCATAATCCATTAGGGCAGAACGGTTTGCAGTCATTCATATCCTGTGATTAGGTAATTGAATCATTAGCTCTCAGCAGTTGCCCTGAGGCAAGTGAAAACAGCTCTGGGCAGGCAGTACTCCAGGGTCACTGGAAATGTCTAAAAACAGGAGGCTGGAGGTACTGTTAAGGCTTTAAAAGCAGCTACCTTATTAAATAGGGTTTGTATTGATCTTGGAATGAAGACAATCTTTCTGACTTCGAGTCTTTCACTTGCTGTTGTAGTTGTATATGTTTAATATACCTTGTAGATTTGTGCTTTTACAatctttaatttgaaaataatgtgtccTTGTGGATGCCTTCATTACCCCAGTTCTAGATGCGAATATTTAAATGGCTGCAATTGTGAATGGTATAAATGCACCCCCTCTCCTTGGCCTCCAGTCTGTGGAACTAAAATTGAGGCCATCTCTTCCATCCCCTGAAAAAGTTCCCACCCATGTGGCCATGGGTGGGAACTTTTATCCAGAACCCAGAGAAGAACTTGACTGTCAGAACAAATGTATTGGGCCTTTCTCAAAGCTGTAAAACATCTAACAAATGCAAAAATTGTGGAGCTCTAAggtccaagaagaaaaaaaaagtgtttctgagAGTGATAACTACTTTTAAAGTGCTGCATATTTATACAACTGAGAGATTATTTTTGTAGATGAAATGTCTGTGAGCTGGGATATGTGAGCAGTGCTTCAggcatttaaaaatcactttttactCCTAGGGAGATGCAAATAAACAGAACTCTCTTATTTCCTCTGAGTCTCTatacatttgttttctctcccaAGCTTGTGTTGACTCTAgaaactgtttttatttattgtaaaatctTGTTATCTGAAACACTATGCTGTTCCCTATATATGAAGAAAACCCAACACTATTTCTGGTCTCTGAAATCTCTAAGCTCTCCACTTCTGCCACTCCTCCCCACTTTTCTGAGGTTTTAACATAAATAGTAATGTCTTTAAATGAGGATATAACTTGTGGtgtctaaaattatattttttttacCAGACCACCTCAAACATctccaataaaattttacttctctttcaATATTACCAATTTATTCAaacagtttcattttaaaaatcaatatgtatGTGCCCAGGTACAGAAAACGTGCTCACTTGGAGGTTTTCTTCCTAGAAAGGCTATAATAAATATCTACTCTAGGAAGGTCTTGAAATTAGACATATCCATATTTggcaattaaaaaggaaacatttcagcTTATGCCTTATCGCCTTCTCCCGGCACCCCCCACACAGCAGTTGCAGGCTGAAACCGTAATTATACAGCCTAAACCTCTAGGCGCAATTTTTAGGCGCTACGAACTTTCTTTTTGCCTCTCAGGGAAATGGCCGTTTAGGAATACGGTGCCTCTTCGTTGTTAGCACCCAGGCACAATCAATTAATTTAGTGGTTGCTAACTTCTTGACATGTGAGCTTAATACAGATGTTTAAAACCTCACACCATATGGAAACTCTTCGGGCGGGAGGGCTCCTTTACGTATCTGCCAGAGAAAGAGCAGAGATCACCGGTTCGAAGCTACTTTCGTTTTCTCTGGCCCGCTTGGTTTCTTTCATATCTTGCCACTGATCGCGGGGCAGTCAGCTTCGTGTTAATAATGAGCGAGAGACAGAAACATgcacagggagagaaacaagagagagggagggagggagagggggagagagagagagaaagtgactaTGATTCAATCTCTGGAGAAAATGGGGCCGTACCGTCCCGACCTTCCACTTTGTGAAGAAATTACTAACATTTCATAACAGCAAATTACTAACATTTGCTGTTTTTCTCACAAGATGTGTTTTCATCCGAAACAGGCCTGTTCTCCCTCGTTCTCCCTTGTTCTCCTATCGTCGCCGTcccccccaccctgacccccttCTTTTTTGTAACTTCCAAACTCCGAGGCCCATTTCTCGGGTCCATTTGTCAGGTTTCCTGCAAGTGGATGGAGGGAATCGCCTCGAGGTTTTTCTTTTAACTGTAGTTTCCCCGTCAGTTCCCCTCCGCCTAAGAGAAATGGGAGGTTTGCTGAAGATTAAAACTGCGCTCACTCTCCCGGTGGAATTTGAATTGAAGGCTAAATCAGTAACAGATGAACTTTGTTATTTATATGAATTCCTTTTATATTCCGAGttgaggggggaggagaggaccGGGTCGGTGGGCTGCGCGTTGCAAGGGAGGCCCGCGGGCAGCCGCGACGCGCCGGGAGCTGCGGGCAGAGGCCTTCCCTTCACGTGCAGACTGAGAGCCCGCACGGACCGCGCCTCCGAAGCCCGGCAGGTTTCGAGCGCCGCTGGTGGAGCATCGAGGCCCGCGTGTTTGCGCGTGATTCGAGAGGCGAAGGAGGCTTTGGAGCCGGGACCCACCGCCAGACAAAGGGGGTGGGGACTGCGACGCTTCCCCGCTTCCCCGCGCGGGCAGCCAGCCGAGTCCCTCCGGCCGCGCCGGCCCGGCCCGCCCTGCCGCCAGCTCTCCGGCTTCGAGCCGCTCGGCCGCGCCGGGCAGCGGGCCGTGACCGCGGGGGCTGAGCCCCCAGGCCCGCCGCGTCGCCCTTCACTGTTGATCTTGACCGTGCGGCTGCTCCACGTCAGGCGTGGAGCTCGCTCGCCATCTCCTGGGCGGTTGGCGGCATTGGCAGAGCGCGCGGTTTAGCTCCGCGGCGAAACTTCCTTCCCGTTCTCCGGTTCACCAGCCGGGCCTCGTGCCTCCACCCGCAAGCCCACCCCTTGCCTCCCTCGCTCCGcgtccccagctcccagccccacgCGTACATCTCTGCCTGCTGTTCCTCGGAAATCAGAAACTCAAGAGATGAGGTGCTGACTGGGCACCATTCTCAGCCAAGGAGAAATGAAGGGAGTCTAACTGGCTCtagtctttttctgtttctcacttAGCTCCTTTGTATCTTCAGTCCCCGGGGGCCAACCGCAGCTGTGCGACTGCCCAGGGGTCCGGAGTGGACTTGGAGATACGGGAGAACCTCTGTGCACTGACACGGGAGGAGGGGAGGCGGCAGGGACCCGTGGAGCTGGAGCTCCTCAAAAACAAGGCGAAGTTCCAAAAGTGAGAGCCCAGGTCCCCTAAGCCCCTAGgcactgaggcagcagctggcgccTCCACGCCCGCCCCGTCGCGAAAGGCCGGGGGGTGGCGTGCGTCGCTCTCCGAGTTCCTAAGGAATCTGACGGAGTCTCGAAGAGCCCTCGacttgcccaccccaccccctacccccgcccTAGAGCGGGAGGAAGAGGCCGACTGCGTTCCCCGGAGCCGCCCAATTGGTCGCCATAACTCACACAATAAAGTCGCAGCGCGGTGGTCAGCCTTGCCCTCCGGCGGCGCCTGTGTGGTCTCAGTGCCGGAGCTGGCGGTCTAACCAATTCCAGCTTGGCTCGGGGACCGCGAGGCGGGCTGCAGGCTGGGGCGGGCTCCAGCCACCGGGTCGCTGGGGGTCTTGGGACCCGAGGCAGGGGaggaggacccctggccctctgGCGCGACCAGACCCAGGGCCCGCTGCGGGGGCTGCCACAATGCGCCCGGCAACAGAGCGCTGCCCCGCCCACCTCCGTGTTCGCCAGACCCCGGACCCCGCCAGCCTCCCGCGGCCCGGGAGGCGAGGAGCGGAGGAATGCTGCCTGCCCTCTTCCTCGGTGTGCCCGGCTAGCCCTGACCGGGGGCTCTGACTCTTCTCTCCTTCCAcaccaggtgggggtggggggcgggggggggaagcTCGGCCTGCTCTGCCCGCCACAGAGTGGATGAACACCTTGGACTTCTGGTTTGCAGGATGTGGTCGCCAAGGTGACTTCTGGCTATAAAAGGAATGTAGCCCTTGGCCAATCCAGCTGCCGGGTCCAGGCCTCCCCAGGAGCACAAGGCTTGGCCATGAAGAAGCCCAGGAGTGGTGTGAAGCTTCCTTCCTAGGCACCGAATTTGGGAGAGTTTGTGATGCACTTCTCAATCCGTAAACCTTTGGGACTgtgcctgcagcctgggccccgGGGCTCAGGCAGTTCGTGGGTCTTCGCTGTGAGATATCCTGTGAAGAGCCCTCTCTACAAAGATGGGACTGGGAGGGATGGGTTAGGAATACCATTGCTCAGGTCTAGGGACAGAGCTGGTGGCCCCACCAGACCACAGGATCTTTGGACAAACTGAGATTCAAGCGGTACTGGAAAGGCCTCAGCTGCAACTTAAAGCTAGTAGAAGCAAGCCTGGCTCGGGTAAGCAGAGAAAAACGGGAGTGCAAAGCTAATCAAGATTAAGAAGGGTCCCAAGGGACACTTGGGCAAAGGCCCCCTATGCCTCAGGCCCCCAGCTCCTGACACTGGGCCTGGAAACTTGCAGAGGTTTCACCTTCAGCTCACCAAGCCTTGGCTCTGCCTGGCAGGCTTGTCCTTCGCCATCGAATATTGCGGGTGTTATCATAATACCCTGAAGGGGGGGAAAACGGGTCGGGGGGATGTAGGCGGTGCTGAAATGACCGGCTTTGAAGAACCTGCAGGCAAAGTTTCGTCCAATCGTCTGAGCCTGTCCTCTTATTCCCGGTTGTAACTAAATACTGCTGCGAGCACAGCCGAAGCCCTTTGTTGGAGATGTGTGAGCGCAGTCTCTACAGAGCGGGCTATGTGGGCTCGCTTCTGAATCTGCAGTCGCCCGACTCCTTCTACTTCTCCAACCTGCGGCCGAATGGAGGCCAGTTGGCCGCACTTCCCCCCATCTCATACCCTCGCGGCGCGCTGCCCTGGGCCACCACGCCCGCCTCCTGCGCCCCAGCGCAGCCTGCCGGTGCCGCCGCCTTCGGCAGCTTCTCGCAGCCCTACCTGGCTGGCTCCGGGCCTCTTGGCCTGCAGCCCTTGGGCGCCAAGGACCGACCCGAAGAGCAGGCCAAGTTTTATACGCCCGAAGTGGCCGCGGGGCCTGAGGAGCGTGGCCGTTCGCGGCCGCCCTTTGCCCCCGAGTCTAGCCTGGTCCCCGCGGCCGCTGGTCTCAAATCGACCAAGTACGACTACGCGGGTGTGGGCCGTGCCGCGCCAGGCTCTGCGGCCCTGCTTGAGGGGACCCCCTGCGCCGCCGGCTTCAAGGACGACGCCAAGGGCCCGCTCAACTTGAACATGACAGTGCAGGCAGCGGGCGTCGCTTCTTGCCTGCGACCTTCGCTGCCCGACGGTAAACGGTGGCCATGCTCCCCGGGCCAGTCAGGGCCGgaatgggaggtggggtgcagggtgcagTGTGTAGGGGGAGGGAGCCTCCGGGGGTGGGCAGGCAACAGGGAGCGGGCTGGGCTGACTTGGGTTGGGGCTGTGTTGCAGGCCTGCCGTGGGGGGCGGCCCCCGGGAGGGCCCGCAAGAAGCGGAAACCCTACACGAAGCAGCAGATTGCGGAGCTGGAGAACGAATTCCTCCTCAACGAATTCATCAACCGGCAGAAGCGCAAGGAATTATCCAACAGGCTGAACCTCAGCGACCAGCAGGTCAAAATCTGGTTCCAGAACCGTCGTATGAAGAAGAAACGTGTGGTGCTGCGTGAGCAGGCGCTGGCGCTATACTAATCCCTGGCCTGGCCGAGGCCGGTTCTGCTTCTTTGAGCCCAAGTCTGGCGTGGAGGAAGATCTGGGACTGGGGCTTTTCCTTCCACTCCTCAGCTGATCCTAGGTACCCTCTTGCTCTGGCTGCAGCCCCAAAAGCCAGTAAGAGATTTGGATACCTGGCCAGTAGTGCCTCCAGGCTTTTTCCGGAAGGGGCTGTGGAAGTTGCAACACAACCATGGCGTTGAGGGTTCTCCAGTGGGGTCCTGGGGTCACCTGTCTTTGCTTTTGGCTAAGGCATTTACACCTGGGCTCGCTCCAGTTCCTTTTTACTTGGATTTCTGCTTTTGCCTAGccccccttttcccttctccccaaTTCTTTCTGCATTTAGCAGACACCTAGCTAGAACTCAGAGTGGAACTGAATTTAGGAAGGCCTCCAGGGCGAAGTGGAAAAGGTCTGTGGGCACAGTCGTGTCTCTTTGCAGCCAAAGCCCTTTATGGCAAAGCCAGAATCATGATCCTGGAGAAAGGAAAGggtaccatcaccaccaccttctgtgtgccctggctggtttgaGAGGACAAAAGCCATCCTAGACCTTCAGATCtcgggaggaaaggggagggagtgtGGCCGAACAAACTCGGAGACACTTCGGAGTTCAAGCTGGACTGGCTCCTCCAGCTGGGCGAAATGGACTGGATACCTCCTTCCCAGGAATGGGACAAGGGAGGCTGGGGTTCCATGGCAAACTGCACTTCCTAGCCAAGACTGGTAAAATTCCCCTACTTTTCTCACCTCCTCACACATGCCTCAACCAGAGCCCTGTGCTGGGTAACTGGACTCCAGAGCTGAGCTCTGATGAGGAGCTGCTAGTCTGCTTTGAGTCTGGGCTGCAGTAGAAGGGCGGGGGGGAATGTCAAGAAGCAGGAGAAGGGAGTGagcaaggtggggagggggtgtcctACGTTCCGACTGTAAATATGGCTTTCCTGTCAAGGTGGGTAAAGGTGTCAACATGTCTTTCTTTCTTGAATTATGGTAATCAGCCACCACAGGGAGAAGTGAAATCTCCTCCACCAGGCAGGGGGCAGGCAAGAAAGGAGGCCCCTCAGATCCTCAGTCCCTCATAGCTGCTCTTGACCAAGTAGAGAGGAGTGGAAGTTCCCCTCTTCTTCTCCATCACCTGCCAACCCCACCAGGGGCTCAACCACTGTACCCTTTCTGAGGCCATCTCTGGCCTGCCCCCCATGGAGTGTGAAGGATCTGGGCCCTGCTAGGCTTGTTTTGTAGAGGTTGGGATTCCAGAATGCCAGATGGCGTTGTCCTAGGTGTGCCGGGTTATCCTGCCTTAACTTCAGTGAACTCGAGCCCCCCCCCAACTCCTACCATCCCTGCTTCTTTTCCATCTCCTGAGAAGTAGCGCCCCCAACTCCTAGCAATATGCACAACAGCCAAAGGGTAGAAGATTCCTTCCCAAAGTCCAATGATTTCTTTTCAGTGGAGAACCAGGCCCTAGATCTAGAGTGGGCACCTCACAAGGAGCTCCTGAGCCTCAGCCCAACTGACCTTAGTTGATGTTTAGACTAATTGCATTTTCTCTGCTACCTAATAGTTGTCGTgcatgttttgttttactttgattGTGTCAAAAACAATAGCTTGTATATATCAGACACATAGAAATGTTTTGAGTGGAAATAAATATCCAGGTCCCAGCCAAGCTGTCAAGGGACTGatgttgatttttcaaaaatgtttcgaATTCCCTCCTAATGTTTTTCAGgccatgaaattaattttttccttttctgattgtAGTTTCACTGTAGGTACTGACTTGGCTGtccattaaatgagaaaatgtcttCCAAGTCAGTCAAGAAATGGTGTATAAAAGCCTATGAACAAAATGTGTGCAAAATATCCAAAGAAGAGGATTCACAGACAGATTCTAGTGTGTCTCACACACTAAGCAAACCCTCAGCTTATGGCAGGCAGGGGCTTCTATATTTTGCCTAAATTTTCAAACGTGAAAGCTTGCTGTTGTCAGGGGGGCTGCCAAGATATGAGGTTCCTCAGATTTCAATACAAACATCTCTCTCTGCCATGGGCTTCTCTGGAAAAGGCTATGCCCTGTTGAAAACCTCCATACTGGCACCTCTGCCTGCAGCTCAGCAAACTCTCTTGGAAAATGTGGCCTCTGCACCCCTAGGCCTTCAGAGACTCTAGCTCAGGCTGGGAAAGCTAGGACCTGCTGTGCTCACCGTCCTCTTGCAGACCCCAGCTCCAGCTGGCTCAGAGATGGAAAGTAGAGAATTGCTAGCTTTTAGCAAATGGGACAATTCACAAAACTGCTAAATCTCTAATACTGAGTATTCAATGGTTCCAAATCCTCTTCCTTCAAGCTAACTTGATGTgtactttaaacatatttttttaaacagctccttttaaaaaatacaacagagGAAAAAGGAACCAAGAGCCTGTGGAGGCCTTATCTTTAGAAATGTTTCCGGTCTTGTGGGGCTCAGGGAGGCGGTGGTACCGTGGTACCCAGAGCTGGGTCTCAAAACATCCAAACAAAGGCGGAAGCCATACTCAGACCTCAGGTTGAGAGAGCTGGGTAAAGGTCCAGGAAACCCAGACTTAAACCCAGGACCGGAGATAACACATCAAGACCGTGTCTTTCCAATATATACCATTAAATCATCGTGTTCTTTCTCTTTAGCCTGGGATGTAGGATGGGAGGAGATATTCGTGAAGACCACTCCCCAAAGTGATTGAAATTATTCTAAGTGTAAAATCCTGCCCATCCCTTATGGCTTCAGCAGTGTTTTTCAAATCTATCCCTTTTACTGATCCGCACAAATACAAAGGCAGCggtgtcctctctcccttcctagcCGAAGTCCGGGCAGGGATTTGGAACTACGATGAAATTCACCATAAGAAACAAACGCCAGAGAGAAAGGATGCTGAAATCGGAGTGTTCAACATCCCCTCGCACAAAGACAAATGCGTTCTCCGAAATGCTGCAGTCCAGACAGGCCTCTTTACcaagaaaaaggtttttaaaCGAGAAAAAAATGGCTTCGTCTGGCATTCAATCGGCTACGAGTTCAGAGGGCCTACCAGGCGCTTTTAAGGCCTGGGGGCTCTCCCCAAGGGAGGCGGGTTGGGGAGGCTTCcgggaggccagggtgggggttGGAGTGGAGGACAAATCCAGAACCGTTGTAAATATTCATGTGTGATAGTAGGGGGTTGCCCCTtcaccctgcctctcccagctgcaTACACCCACCttagtgggaggtggggtgggggccaagGCGCCTGTCCTATCTCCTTGGACAAAGGTGATCTCCCCacatttgtgtgcgtgtgtgttgttGTTCTCCAGTCACTTGACTTAGGAAGCCCATTCCGAAGGCTCTGCAGGAAGGGACTGGCTCTGCGTGTTTTCTCcgcttttctcctcttctttcgtTTCCTAAACGAGCATAAATAATTAAAGTTTGGCAGGGAGGAAAAGCTTTCTTGCAGAACTGTAGTGGCAATAAATGAAATGACTCAGAATCCCTTCCCCAGTCAGCTTTTAC contains the following coding sequences:
- the HOXD13 gene encoding homeobox protein Hox-D13, whose product is MSRAGSWDMDGLRTDGGAAGAAPASSASSSSAAAAAPGQCRGFLSAPVFAGTHSGRAAAAAAAAAAAAAAAASGFGYPGTSERAGSASSSSSSAVVAARPEAPSAKECPAPGTAATAPPGAPALGYGYHFGNGYYSCRMSHGVGLQQNALKSSPHSSLGGFPVEKYMDVSGLASSSVPANEVPARAKEVSFYQGYTSPYQHVPGYIDMVSTFGSGEPRHEAYISMEGYQSWTLANGWNSQVYCAKDQPQGSHFWKSSFPGDVALNQPDMCVYRRGRKKRVPYTKLQLKELENEYAINKFINKDKRRRISAATNLSERQVTIWFQNRRVKDKKIVSKLKDTVS
- the HOXD12 gene encoding homeobox protein Hox-D12, giving the protein MCERSLYRAGYVGSLLNLQSPDSFYFSNLRPNGGQLAALPPISYPRGALPWATTPASCAPAQPAGAAAFGSFSQPYLAGSGPLGLQPLGAKDRPEEQAKFYTPEVAAGPEERGRSRPPFAPESSLVPAAAGLKSTKYDYAGVGRAAPGSAALLEGTPCAAGFKDDAKGPLNLNMTVQAAGVASCLRPSLPDGLPWGAAPGRARKKRKPYTKQQIAELENEFLLNEFINRQKRKELSNRLNLSDQQVKIWFQNRRMKKKRVVLREQALALY